From Candidatus Latescibacter sp., a single genomic window includes:
- the hisF gene encoding imidazole glycerol phosphate synthase subunit HisF, which produces MIAKRIIPCMDVDKGRVVKGVNYVNLRDAGDPVEQARFYDAEMADELVFLDITASSDARSIVLDMVRRTAEEVFIPFTVGGGIRTLEDIREILKAGADKVSINTAAVLTPDIINQGAERFGNQCIVVAIDPKRSKTIPVGEHGYFEVHIHGGRTATGIDAVEFAREVEQRGAGEIMLTSMDRDGTRDGYDIELLKAVTGAVNIPVIASGGVGTLEHIYEALTSGGASAALAASIFHYREYSIRQTKEYLAARGITVRL; this is translated from the coding sequence ATGATCGCAAAACGCATCATCCCCTGCATGGATGTGGACAAGGGCCGGGTGGTCAAAGGCGTCAACTATGTGAACCTGCGCGACGCCGGAGATCCGGTGGAGCAGGCGCGGTTCTATGACGCCGAGATGGCCGACGAGCTGGTGTTCCTCGATATCACCGCATCTTCGGATGCCCGGAGCATTGTCCTCGACATGGTGCGCCGCACCGCGGAGGAGGTGTTCATCCCTTTCACCGTGGGGGGTGGAATCCGCACGCTGGAAGATATCCGCGAGATACTGAAAGCAGGCGCGGACAAGGTGTCCATCAACACTGCGGCGGTGCTCACACCCGACATCATCAACCAGGGCGCCGAGCGGTTCGGAAACCAGTGCATTGTGGTTGCAATCGATCCAAAACGGTCGAAAACCATCCCTGTGGGCGAACACGGTTATTTCGAGGTGCATATCCACGGCGGCAGGACAGCGACCGGCATCGATGCTGTGGAATTCGCCCGTGAGGTGGAACAGCGCGGCGCGGGGGAAATCATGCTCACCAGCATGGACCGTGACGGCACCCGTGACGGCTATGACATCGAGCTTTTAAAAGCGGTCACCGGCGCGGTGAACATACCGGTCATTGCGTCCGGCGGAGTCGGTACATTGGAACACATATACGAGGCATTGACCTCCGGAGGTGCAAGCGCGGCTCTGGCCGCCTCGATCTTTCACTACCGCGAGTACTCGATTCGGCAGACGAAGGAGTATCTCGCGGCTCGCGGCATCACAGTCAGGCTGTAA
- the aroF gene encoding 3-deoxy-7-phosphoheptulonate synthase → MIIVMKTGAPKEHVDHVIDLIRELGYTPHPIYGEQKTVIGAIGDERGKFRLESLSSMPGVESVMPILSPYKLVGRELKKETTIIPIDGHTVGGEEFMLIAGPCSVESRDQILSVAKAVKKTGAQYLRGGAFKPRTSPYSFQGLEEDGLKLLKEASKATGLKIVTEVITPTDVLLVNKYADVLQVGARNMTNYALLKDLGKIEKPVMLKRGMSATIQDLLMSAEYIASEGNQNIILCERGIRTFETATRNTLDLSAVPLLREKSNLPIIVDPSHGTGIRSLVGPMSKAAVASGADGIMVEVHPEPEKAFSDGAQSLLPAEFAALVKELLKYLKLEGKRL, encoded by the coding sequence ATGATAATCGTTATGAAGACAGGCGCGCCAAAGGAACATGTCGACCATGTCATAGACCTCATTCGTGAACTCGGATATACCCCTCACCCCATTTACGGCGAGCAGAAAACCGTCATCGGCGCCATCGGAGACGAGCGCGGAAAATTCCGCCTGGAATCCTTGTCCAGTATGCCGGGAGTCGAATCGGTCATGCCGATTCTCAGTCCCTATAAGCTGGTGGGAAGGGAGCTGAAAAAAGAAACCACGATCATACCCATCGACGGGCACACGGTCGGCGGTGAGGAGTTCATGCTCATCGCCGGGCCATGCTCGGTTGAAAGCCGCGACCAGATACTATCTGTGGCGAAAGCGGTGAAAAAAACAGGCGCCCAGTATCTTCGGGGCGGCGCATTCAAACCGAGAACTTCCCCCTATTCTTTCCAGGGATTGGAAGAGGATGGGCTCAAGCTGCTCAAGGAGGCTTCCAAGGCCACCGGCCTTAAAATCGTCACCGAGGTAATAACCCCTACCGATGTGCTTCTGGTCAACAAATACGCCGATGTGCTCCAGGTCGGGGCGCGGAACATGACTAATTATGCCCTGCTCAAAGACCTGGGAAAGATTGAGAAGCCGGTCATGCTCAAGCGGGGGATGTCCGCCACAATCCAGGATCTTTTGATGTCCGCCGAGTACATCGCGAGCGAGGGAAACCAGAACATCATCCTCTGCGAGCGGGGAATCCGTACATTCGAGACGGCAACGCGGAACACTCTTGATCTTTCGGCGGTGCCCCTCCTGAGGGAAAAATCCAATCTGCCCATCATAGTCGACCCATCGCACGGCACCGGCATCCGCAGTCTGGTCGGTCCGATGTCGAAGGCGGCGGTAGCGAGCGGGGCGGACGGCATCATGGTCGAAGTGCACCCGGAACCGGAAAAAGCTTTCAGCGATGGCGCCCAGAGCCTTCTACCTGCGGAATTCGCCGCGCTGGTGAAAGAACTGTTGAAATATCTGAAACTGGAAGGGAAGAGACTCTGA
- a CDS encoding DUF2442 domain-containing protein, producing the protein MFHDATNVKYLGNYHLEVEFDTGEKGIVDLSDLSKEGGVFSRFSDIEYFKQVYINKELGVLTWPGDIDLAPETIYSMATGKPLPEWMEVEDE; encoded by the coding sequence ATGTTTCACGATGCGACGAATGTAAAATACCTTGGAAATTACCACTTGGAAGTTGAATTCGATACCGGAGAGAAAGGAATTGTTGACCTCAGCGACTTATCTAAAGAGGGAGGAGTATTCAGCCGTTTTTCCGATATCGAGTATTTCAAGCAGGTATATATCAATAAAGAACTAGGCGTACTTACCTGGCCGGGTGATATTGATTTAGCCCCGGAAACCATCTACAGCATGGCCACCGGAAAACCGCTTCCGGAATGGATGGAAGTGGAAGATGAGTGA
- a CDS encoding DUF4160 domain-containing protein: MSEISRFFGIVISMYYREHFPPHFHARYGEYKAGIKIDDFTVFEGNLPPRALGMIIEWAAQHKDELASNWSSVQDKKPLLQIEPLK; this comes from the coding sequence ATGTCTGAAATAAGCCGATTTTTTGGCATCGTGATATCTATGTATTACCGGGAACATTTTCCTCCACATTTTCATGCCCGATATGGTGAATATAAAGCTGGTATAAAAATTGATGATTTTACGGTTTTTGAAGGAAACCTGCCGCCAAGAGCTCTTGGAATGATTATTGAATGGGCTGCTCAGCATAAAGATGAACTTGCATCCAATTGGAGCTCTGTGCAAGACAAAAAACCGCTCCTTCAAATCGAACCTCTCAAATAA
- a CDS encoding type II toxin-antitoxin system HicB family antitoxin — MLVSFSVNGITHTAIVHEAEEGGYWAEVPSIPGCATQGDTLDELLHNLHEAVEGCLLAEIAPNTI, encoded by the coding sequence ATGCTTGTATCATTTTCAGTAAACGGTATCACACATACCGCAATTGTTCATGAAGCCGAAGAAGGGGGATACTGGGCGGAAGTACCATCCATTCCGGGGTGCGCTACTCAGGGAGACACTCTCGATGAATTGCTCCATAATTTGCATGAGGCAGTGGAAGGTTGTTTATTAGCTGAAATTGCCCCGAATACAATTTAA
- the proB gene encoding glutamate 5-kinase, whose protein sequence is MDRKTCLAGVRRIVIKLGTRMITSGPYTLDTEALARLAMDIADLHRHNYEIIIVTSAAIAAGMGRMGIHRRPRAIPQLQALASIGQNLLLNAYEKALGMFGLPIGQVLLTIDDIHNRKRYTNLRNAFNELLRMGVIPIVNENDAVGTEEVKVGDNDNLSSYVASLVNADLLVLFTDVDGLYDRDPREGDGNLISLVTRITPEIEALSGGAGDPAAVGGMRTKIEAANRVLSAGGMMIIVNGKKARLQEILQGDDIGTLFCPERNGLAARSHWIAMSARVCGILKVDAGAAQAIVEKNASLLPKGITGVEGNFVIGDVVTVADPAGEEIARGVTLYDSYEIRKIMGNHSEEITAILGYNRGTTVIHRNDMVNARVKK, encoded by the coding sequence TTGGATAGGAAAACATGCCTGGCCGGCGTCCGAAGAATTGTGATCAAGCTCGGCACCAGGATGATCACCAGCGGTCCCTATACGCTGGACACAGAGGCTCTGGCGCGGCTTGCGATGGATATCGCCGATCTGCACAGGCATAACTATGAGATAATCATCGTTACTTCGGCGGCAATCGCTGCGGGAATGGGCCGGATGGGTATACATCGCCGGCCCAGAGCCATACCCCAGCTCCAGGCCCTTGCTTCCATCGGCCAGAATCTGCTGCTTAACGCTTACGAAAAAGCCCTCGGGATGTTCGGACTCCCTATCGGGCAGGTGCTTCTGACCATCGATGACATCCACAACCGCAAGCGTTACACCAATCTCCGGAATGCTTTCAATGAACTGCTCCGCATGGGGGTAATCCCCATTGTCAACGAGAATGACGCGGTAGGCACCGAAGAGGTAAAAGTCGGAGATAACGACAACCTTTCATCGTATGTGGCAAGCCTGGTGAACGCCGACCTGCTCGTGCTGTTCACCGATGTGGACGGCCTTTATGACCGTGACCCGCGTGAGGGTGATGGTAACCTCATCTCTTTGGTGACCCGCATCACCCCTGAAATCGAGGCTCTCAGCGGAGGCGCTGGCGACCCCGCGGCGGTGGGCGGCATGAGGACGAAAATCGAGGCTGCGAACCGTGTGCTCAGCGCCGGGGGCATGATGATCATTGTAAACGGGAAAAAGGCGCGGCTGCAAGAAATTCTTCAGGGCGATGATATAGGTACTCTCTTCTGCCCGGAACGAAACGGTCTTGCCGCCCGCAGTCACTGGATCGCCATGTCTGCCAGGGTATGCGGAATTCTGAAGGTCGATGCCGGAGCGGCTCAAGCCATAGTGGAAAAGAACGCCAGCCTCCTGCCTAAAGGCATTACCGGCGTCGAGGGAAACTTCGTTATCGGAGATGTCGTGACGGTAGCAGACCCCGCCGGAGAAGAAATCGCCCGTGGTGTGACGCTCTATGATTCTTATGAAATCAGAAAGATCATGGGAAATCATTCTGAGGAGATCACAGCGATTCTCGGGTACAACAGGGGAACCACGGTGATTCACCGTAACGATATGGTGAACGCCCGCGTAAAAAAATAA
- a CDS encoding DUF433 domain-containing protein, producing the protein MKQFERITINPDVCTGKPCIRGLRFPVSRLLGLLASSETIETILRDYPYLEKGDIEEALQYAAWLAEEETVEVSK; encoded by the coding sequence ATGAAACAATTCGAGCGTATAACCATCAATCCCGATGTGTGCACCGGAAAACCGTGCATACGTGGACTACGTTTCCCGGTTTCACGGCTGCTTGGTCTTCTTGCTTCCAGCGAAACGATTGAGACAATTCTCAGAGACTATCCGTATCTTGAAAAAGGTGACATTGAGGAAGCGTTACAGTATGCAGCCTGGCTTGCAGAAGAAGAAACCGTGGAAGTGTCGAAATGA